actggatcttccaaaatgcattaccttgcatttgcctggattcaacgccatctgctatttctctgtccaactctccaatctatctatattctgctgcattctccgacagtacCCTTCGCTATTTGCTACTCCACAaaccttaatgtcatctgcaaacttgctaatcagaccatctgtacctctctccagattatttatgtatatcacaaacagcagaggtcccaacacagacccctgaggaacaccacttgtcacagttctctattttgagaaactcccttccactacaattctttgtctcctgttgctcagccaattctctgtccattGAGCTAGTGCACCCAGGACCTCATGCGACATCAATTTCTcctctaccatggggaaccttatcaaactcttcactgaagtccatatatatgatatctacagcccttccctcgtctatcaactttgtcacttcctcaaagaattctatcaagttggtaagacatgaccttccctgcacaaaaccatgctgcctatcactaataagcccattttcttccaaatgtaaatagatcctatccctcagtatcttctccagcagcttccccaccactggtgtcaggctcactggtctataattacctggattatccttgccacccttcttaaacaaggggacaacattaaaaattctccagtcctctgggacctcacccctgctcaaggatgttgcaaagatatctgttaaggccctggctatttcctctcttgcttccctcagcaacctgggatagatcccattcggacctggggatttgtccatcctcatgccttttagaatacccaacacatcCCCCCTGCTTTAAGCTGACTTGACCtaaagtaatcaaacatctatccttaacctcaacatccatcatgttcctctcctcagtgaacaccgacgcaaagtactcaacAAGAATCTcgctcaattttttaaaaatttctcacataacttccttcctttgtccttgagtgggccaatcctttctccagtTAGCCTCTTGTTCCatgtgtatgaataaaaggctttgggattttccttcaccctgtttgctaaaaatatttcatgatcccttttagccctcttaattcctcatttcggattggtcctactttcccaatactCTTCCAAacttttgtctgttttcagttgcctacaccttatgtatgcttccttttccttctttgctaatctcacaatttcacctgtcatccattgttccctaatcttgccctttctatccctcattttcacagggacatgtctgccctgcacactaatcaacctctctttaaaagcctccaacatatcaaatgtggatttaccctcaaacagctgctcccaatccacattcgcCAGCTCCTGTCATATtctgctatagttggccttccctcaATTTAACACTTTTCCTTTAGGACAACTCTCATCtctgtccatcagtattctaaaacttacggaattgtgatcactattcccaaagtaataccctactgaaacttcaaccaacTGTCTTAGCTCAtttcccaacaccaggtccagtatggtcccttcccaagttggactatttacatactgctctagaaaaccctcctggatgcccCTTACAAACTCTGCACCACccaaacccctaacactaagtgagtcccagtcaatgttgggaaacttaaaatctcccatcaccaccaccttgttgttcctacatctttccataatctgtctacatatttgtgcctctatctcatgctcactgttgggaggcctgtagcacAGACCTAACATTGTTATTGCGCCCATCCTATCTCTGAGCTCTGCCCattttgcctcactgctcgagtcctccatagcaccctccttcagcacagctgtgatatcctctttgaccagcaaggcaactcccccaccccttttacctccctcttgatcctgcctgaagcatttatatcctgggatatttagttgccagtcttgcccttccctcaaccaggtctcagtaatagcaataacatcatactcccaagTACCGATCCAAGCCCGAAGTTCATCTTTGCTGAAAACTTTCTGGAAATCTCATTCTTCCTTTCCAATAGTAGTTTGAGAGGCCAGCTCCTCAAAGAAAGAGCTAGATCTTCCCCTGCTGACAGTGTGTTATTTCCGAGTGACTAACTAGTTTTCTTACAGGTGTTTCTGAATTTGTAGCTCATAATCGATTCTATTGATGCATGTTCTAAGCCTTCTCTACATAATACTTTGTCGCTGCATTCCTTGTTAGAAATCATTGCGACTGATTTGAAAGTATGGTCATTGTTTTGGAGTTCTACAAGCACAAAAATGATGGGGTgagattttaattcattcaaaattatttGTTTCTATAGGTTTGACATTGGGTTGACAGCCTCTTTATGTTTTAACTGGGAAGAAAGGTCAGAAGACTTCATCAATCAAGgctttgaatacaggagttggggtgttatgttacagttgtataaatcattggtgaggccgcacttgaagtattgtgtacagttttggtcacactATTGTAGGAAAGACAGAGTTAAACTGGAAATTGTGCAAACAAGATAAACGAGGATTTTGCCAGGACAAATTGGCCTGAGTTACAGGAAGACGTTGCTcaggattggactttattcctcGGAATTTTGGAGAATTTGGTTGGGGGCTGGCcatattgaggtgtataaaatcatgatgggcatagacaggatgaatgcatatagtcttttttcccagcaatggagaattgaaaactggagAGCATAGGTGTAAGGTAagggaggaaagatttaagaagggcctgaggggcaacttcttcacacagagagtggtgtgtgtatggaatgggttgccagagaaagtggttaagcaggtacaatagcaatatttaaaaagcatttggatgggtacacgGATAGGAAAGCTTTTACGGCAGAAGGACCAAATATGGGCAATGGGAATtaactgagtgggcaccatggtctgcatggaccagtttgggccaaagggcctgtttgcatgctgtattactctatgacactATTACTCTAAGAGTAATTTTGATCAAAAGTGTTTCAGCAAAATTAAGAAACCAATAAAGGAGCACAGGTGTGGAACAGGATTACCACACAATAGGAGCTACCAGTGATGGGGAATTAAAGTCCTCAGCTCAGCAGCCAGTTAGCAAATAATACCCAACTTTGCATTTTGCAAGTATAAATTCGGATATAGAAAGCTTGAAAAGATCTAGGTGAGAAAGTGAAGGAGAAGAGAGAGGATGTTGAGATTGTTCTTAATGCACAGGGGCTTTAAGGATTCTCAATTCAGTTGCCACTTCCACACACcaccgtgttccctggccaacgtctgtgtgtcagtgataatgggaactgcagatgctggagaatccaagataacaaagtgtggagctggatgaacacagcaggccaagcagcatctcaggagcacaaaagctgacgttttgggcctaggccctctctgatgaagggtctaggcccgaaacgtcagcttttgtgcccctgagatgcttcttggcctgctgtgttcatccagctccacactttgtaatctgtatgtcaggcttgctgcagtgctttagcacagctcagcacaagctggaggaacagcacctcatttttcacttgggaactctCAGCCTTCTGAagtcaatatcaagttcaaagattttagggcttgaggcccTTTCACATGGACATACCCAAACCTGACAtaccaggccttattatcacatggtctgccatCACACATCACCCATCGTTAACCACCAATTGTCTGCTATTGGCCATTCATTCTCTGAGGCAGATGGCTAtacactcctttgtctgtccatatgtttatctctctctttgggcttgaTCTCCACCTCTCATTTATTCTGAACCCTCTCTCCATACCCTATCTTCTTCCTAAAAACAAACTTTTCCTagctcccatcagttctgagaaggatcactgaactgaaaacattaacagatttctctccagagatgcttccagaccagctgaacctttccagcaatttgtgacTTTGGCTCTTCATTCAGTTCTGAGCAGAGGACGACAGCTTTCAGAGTAGAACCTTGGAATGCCTGATGTTGTTTTAATCCCTTattcttcttttccttttattcttctcTCCATCAGTGCTCCAAACTGCAGACTGTACTATCCACAGCATAGGTTGCTTCAACCCACCAGGAAGTCTGTCCTtaaatgttggttgagggataaatatatACTAGGTTACTGGGTGGAACTCTCAAGTAGTGCAATGGGATTTTTACCAGCACCACAAATGGAATATAAGACCTTGGTTTTACCTGAAATATATCATCTCTAActgtgcgacactccctcagcactgcattgaACTGTTGGACTAAATTGTACACTCAGGCTTTGTGATGCAGATCATCTTTCATAGTCTCAGGACATCCTACAACATCACTTTACTGCTAAGGAAATGCATCCAAGCTGTCATCAATGTTGGAATAGGAAATATAGCAACTAATTTGTGCTCAATTGAGTCTCACAAACAGTACTGAAATACAAACCAGTTAATCTATTTCTTGGAGGTTCATTAAGGAATAACAATTGATCCACGAGCAATGATCTGAAAGCATATATTAGAGTGCATTAGTGTATCCATTATTCATTGGATAGCATTCCTTTGACCAATTTGACTGATAACTAATCTTGCACTATCAATATTGCAAGTGACCAGAAATGGGAATTTAGTTAAAAATAGGAGTGATAGTACCCTTAATCACAGATGCTTCAGTGTAATAGAGATTATCTCGATCTAGGAAGAATAAATATAGAAACAGTTGGATGGAGATGGGGAACAGTAGGCAGAAAGGAGCCAGTTTTTGGAGTGATCCATAGGCACCCAAGCATAAAACATGACATTGGAAGAAGTAGTGTCCAGgagtgtgtaaattaggtggattagacatgggtgATGaacagttacagggaaagggtagggggatgggtctgggtgagatgtctTCAGAGCAGctggtgtggacgtgttgggccgaatggactgttcctacactgtagggattctatgattctctgaagtATACCAGAAGAAACCGAGCATTTGTGATAAAGCCATGGAAATAATTAATAGGAATTTGAATACACATATTAACCGTAAAAATCAAATTGGTAATAACAGCCTCATTGAGTTCATAGGATGCTGTCAAGGCAGATTTTTCTTTGGACCAGCACACTCTTGAACCATCCTGACAGCTTGTTGTACTGAACTTGGTATTTtgtaatgtgacaggattaattaattgCTCGTCCAGGAAGTAGTGTTTATAATATGATGGAATTTCACATTTCATCAAATCCCTGCACTGTGGAAGAagtccatttgacccatcaagttcaTGCCAACCCTCCATAGAACATTCCACACAGACTCACCTCCCTACCTTGtctgtgcatttcccatggctgatccatcaaATCCTTGAACACATTgggcaacccacctaatctccacatctttggattatgccAGGAAACCACAGCATATGGAGGGtgccccacgcagacacagggagaatgtgtaaactccacacaggcagtcgcctgagggtggaatcaaacctgggtccctgctgttgtgagtcagcagtgctaaccactaagccaccatgccatccctgtttgcaagggagaagtgagcatttaagattgtatcagagataatgggaactgcagatgctggagaatccaagacaacaaaatgtgaggctggatgaacacagcaggccaagcagcatctcagatgagCATGTTAAACTTCAACAAAGGACAACCATTTGAAGATGGAAGCTGAGCCAGCTAAAGTGAATCAGGATATTAAGTTAGGGTTGGTCAGTAAAGAAACATTCGCAGACAGTTAAAGGGATGTTTCAAAATACTGAGAATGAGTATATCCTGACCATAAAGAAAAATCCCAAGCAGAGTACCCACTATCTACTGTTAACTAAGAAAGTTAAGGAGAAGATTAAATAAAGGTAAAACAGTTATAATTACTCAAAGTGGAGTGGAAGGTCAGATGACAGGTCAGAACACAAAGAATGGAAGAAAATGACTGGTTAGGTAGTCAAGCCAAATAaattggactatgagaggaagccagctagaaatataaaatcagatatcaagagtttctataggtatcTGAAAAGGAAAGTAAGCAATTAAAGTGAGAATATTTTTTCCAGAGAGTTAGAATTAGGAGTTAACAGCAGATAATAGTAGATGTTCACCagcagcagtgtgaactatctacaagacacaatgcagaaattcaacaaagatccttaCAAAACAGTTTCCAAAGggaaggggcagcagatacatgggaacaccaccacatgccagtttccctccaatccagatattagtctggtaaatctttcttaactgcttccaatgcattcatgtctttccttaaataaggagttTCATAATGTAAGACAAAATctgaaagaaccatggatgctgtaaatcagaaacaaaaacagaaattgctggagagaaatcagagttaatgtttcgggtcgagtgaccctttttcagaatcaGACTAATAGCGTACACTATATTCCAGATGCGGTCAACGTCAAGCTTTTGCTGATTTGTTTGGGGGAAATTAACAGGATGGAAGCTACCCTGTTGAAGTGCCTGAATTTGTGTGAGTGAGCAACGTGCGGGTTACAAAAAAgcagaaagcgctggagaaaatgagcaggactggcagcatctgtcaaaagATTTCTAGGTGTAAGGAAGAGTCGTATAGGTCTCGAAATGTTAGTTTTGtccatctctccacagatgctgactgacctgctcagtttctcaagAACCTTtagctttgtttttaatttgagaCCTCCAACATCTGTGATACATTGGTTTTATTTCACTGATTCTGTACCCCAACAAAATGGTTAATATTACAATTCTCGGCAGCGGGGAACATagctgttttgttttgtgatAGAGATGGAGCCCTGTTCCAGCAGGAGGGAGGCACAAATGCCTATCTGAGTCTGATTATCGCCTTGAGTTTCAGAGCAAAGATGCAGCAGCAACATCTTGAAAGTAAACCTGCAGGTCCAGTTTCTAAATCtctccacaccccacacccccaccacaaaCCCAAATAAAAAGAATCGAGTCAGATATTTATCCCGTGGGAGAATTTGGAATGTGGAACATGTGCCCAATTGAGATGCTTCAGCCAACATCCCTGTCCTCTGGAGCATGTGGCTTAAACGAAAATCATGGGGAAGGGGATGCTTATTGATCaggagctgtgtgtgtggtgtgtgtgtgtggtgtgtgctcTGAAGCTCCGAGCAGAGAATTGGTTCTGGGATAATTACAGGAGAAGCATTGAGTTCTTGTATTCATTTTTCCTTGTTTGGGGGAACACTAGCTGtgtctctgcttttttttcctttacattCTGAGTCCTGGTTCCGTGAGACCACATCCATCCGCGAAGAACTTCGCAAATTCTATTTCTGGGCATACATATGAGCTCCATGCATAAATAGAGATAGATACACAATCCGGGCATATTCCTCATTAAAAACGGAGGCATCAGTAATAGTGTGCAACGGGAAAATTCTGCAGCAGTGCAGGTGCTGTGAAAGTACTGAATGCATTAGACGCCtctgttcgtgtgtgtgtgtgtgtgttgttttaaatatattttaattctgGGGAGGGGAGCTGTATTTAAAAGTCTACGAAGCCATTCGCACGGTGCAGAGTTAATCGGATCCCAGCCAGAAACTTCTGAACGTGCGTGACGTGGTCCCTGGCAGCAGATGGAAGGAGgagatttctctctctctctctctgagaaccCAAACTCTGCaccgagagagggagaaatcagTCCCAGGTTCTCCTGCACACAGATTccacccccacctcatcccattttcttccCCGGCTTTGAGTAATTCTCCCTGGGCTCTCTCCTGACGGCTGATTAACCGAGGGGGATGGACACGGGCAACTGAATGAACGGGCTAAGCTTCTCCAATTCTGAATAGCTGACTCTTTCGCATTGACGGACGCTGAGATTTCACAGATGAAAGTGTCGGAATTTCCATCCCTCACACACAGCGGAGAaacctctgtgtgtctgtgtgcctctgAGTGAGTAATAATGCAGTCTGCCTTCCTTTCTGAATCTCTGTccggcagggagggagagagcgagcgagcaaaGCTTTGGGAATAACTCGGACCCGCTGGCCTCGGTTGGTCATGACTTTTTGAGGTTGTTGGCTTCTGAGATCACACCTTCAAGGTCGATTTCAGCAAGGATTTCCTCTGCTTTCGGATGTTGGAGTTATTTGGAAGTGGGATTCTCGGATTCGCTTCTCTCTCGCGTTTGAATGAACAAGAAAATAGGGCGCATTTGAGTTTTGCCAACCCTCGGCCGGGCTGGAGGGTCATGAAAAGATGCAGAGCCGTGTTCTGGTGCTGAGCGCGTTGGCATTGAGTTGCCTGTGCCCACGGAGTGCAGGGGAGAGCCGCAGGAAGGAGCTCTGTAAGGGTCGCTGTGCCTGCGAGGAGAGGGACAGCGTGTTGAATGTGAACTGTGAGGCCAGGGGCTTCACCAGGGTAAGCGGCCTGCAACCTCCCCAGCACCGGCTCTACCAGCTCTTTCTGAACGGGAACTCTCTCACCAAGCTGCCCGCTAACTGTTTCTCCAACTTTAGCCAAGCTGTGACCCTACACCTGGGCAGCAATGGGCTGCAGGAGATCCGCAATGGGGCTTTCCAGGGTCTGGCTTTGCTCAAGAGCTTACACCTGGACAACAACCGCCTGGAGGTGCTGAGGGAGGATACTTTCCTGGGGTTAGTCAGCCTGGAATATCTGCAGGCGGATTACAACTACATCAGCAGCATTGAACCCGGGGCTTTTAACCGCTTGCACAAACTCAAAATCTTGATCCTCAATGATAACCTGCTCCCCAGTCTGCCTGGCAACATCTTCCGCTTTGTGCTGCTCACTCACCTGGATCTGAGAGGCAACAGGCTGCGAAAGTTGCCCTTCAGCGGGGTCCTGGAGCACATCGGGGGGATTGCTGAGATTCAGCTGGAGGAGAACCCCTGGAACTGTAGCTGTGAGCTGCTGCCCCTGAAAGCTTGGCTGGACTCCAGCTCCCTGCAAGGAGGGGAGTTGGCCTGCGAGAGTCCATTCCGGCTGCACGGCCGCCTCCTAGCCCAGCTCAGCCGCCAGGATATCTGCCCCCGACGGGGCAACAGCGGAGATTCCGGATTGAGGATCCAACGGCCGTCCAGGGGTCAACCGCAACCCCTGGCCACGGCGGCTCAGCCCGGCTCCAGGGGAGGGCGAACCTCCTCAGGGGGTAAGGGGAGGCTAGCCGCCACTCCGGCCCCTGACCCCCGAGAGATGAGGGGCTCCCAGAGCCGCTTGGCAGGGCAGCCCGATTGCCCCGGGCTTTGCTGGTGCAGCGTGCAGAATTCAGATAGCGCCTTGCATGTGCATTGCCACGAGAGGAGGATCGGCAACATGACCGAGCTGCAGCCCAAACCTTCCAGCCCGAAGAAGCTGTACCTCACCGGGAACCTGCTGCACATTGTCCAGGTGCACGACCTGGATGAGTACAGGAGTTTGGAGTTACTGCATTTGGGTAACAACCGCATCTCCGTCATCCAGGAGGGCGCTTTTCGGAACTTGAGCAATCTCCGGCGCCTCTACTTGAACGGGAACCACATTGAGAGACTATCCGCGGCTATTTTCGTGGGTTTGCAGAAGCTACAACATCTCTACCTGGAGTCCAACGTGATCAAAGAGATCCTGCAGTACACCTTCCACTCTCTGGCCAGGCTCAGCTTGCTCCACCTCAACAACAACTTACTGCGTTCACTACCCGCCAATGTCTTCGTGGGGACTAACCTGAGC
The Stegostoma tigrinum isolate sSteTig4 chromosome 15, sSteTig4.hap1, whole genome shotgun sequence genome window above contains:
- the slitrk2 gene encoding SLIT and NTRK-like protein 2 gives rise to the protein MQSRVLVLSALALSCLCPRSAGESRRKELCKGRCACEERDSVLNVNCEARGFTRVSGLQPPQHRLYQLFLNGNSLTKLPANCFSNFSQAVTLHLGSNGLQEIRNGAFQGLALLKSLHLDNNRLEVLREDTFLGLVSLEYLQADYNYISSIEPGAFNRLHKLKILILNDNLLPSLPGNIFRFVLLTHLDLRGNRLRKLPFSGVLEHIGGIAEIQLEENPWNCSCELLPLKAWLDSSSLQGGELACESPFRLHGRLLAQLSRQDICPRRGNSGDSGLRIQRPSRGQPQPLATAAQPGSRGGRTSSGGKGRLAATPAPDPREMRGSQSRLAGQPDCPGLCWCSVQNSDSALHVHCHERRIGNMTELQPKPSSPKKLYLTGNLLHIVQVHDLDEYRSLELLHLGNNRISVIQEGAFRNLSNLRRLYLNGNHIERLSAAIFVGLQKLQHLYLESNVIKEILQYTFHSLARLSLLHLNNNLLRSLPANVFVGTNLSRLNLRNNHFSQLPARGLLDQLPSTVHLDLRENPWHCGCPILALKSWMERAGSGVLTSELSCESPAKYAGRALRSLRVEEICSDHSDLSATSFTRTAKPKLLDSEVGTASPEVTQASAVPLSVLILGLLVVFILSVCFGAGLFVFVLKRRKTAQSGHGGASSNLDLNSYQLQYPPYSGEAADKAEAHVYNYISHPLGQMCKNPIYVQREGEQVAYYRDLEGKKSPTVAPTHSISTVEILEHRPPPTPSEVLYQNLAERPKALPGDHCSFCTLPKRPFGPAQDSRHKQHDRLNKTVLYGTPRKQLREATRGDSLCLRGKFQAEPDYLEMLERQTAISQL